Proteins encoded together in one Tripterygium wilfordii isolate XIE 37 chromosome 14, ASM1340144v1, whole genome shotgun sequence window:
- the LOC120014973 gene encoding protein BLISTER, with protein sequence MASAQVLPTSRKQEHLEAGKKKLEEFRKKKAAERAKKYASTSQRYTSDVSIVQKQFLEAERVTHSDGADTSEGPRTFVEGFGVDMNNGIKALGLDQKSEQSYLKDTDDNVSFMTDHSSSLVEVAPTHANNLDFQKFDASEPTETVGVQEIKDTTNDIGYYNGAPKGPLKYGIFSTYSQSTGMESSQSKENKSYMKDSAASLSGSPYSNFTTSVSASNSGSFQMPTKPSFTGLLAVGSTSPSYYEDSIQPTSSSRVSMTEVVEDVHGAAKSNDHMDSDLDERKRSSFASGSSSMHGANIQTSDSTGFDSDVRGSLNHEPRHSTSTEGNSRRSRPSFLDSLNVPRASAGTNFQKEEFDKDSFLTSNSNVIGVDNFGVSANSKLSKESETMGPFSKPKYSNMASAFEHATKFSVPTSNGVDVLKPSVNEKTLEKNHGFYSPKQDEDFAALEQHIEDLTHEKFSLQRALEASRVLAESLASENSSLTDSYNQQRSFVNLLKSDMEKLQDEIKVIVAELESVKMEYANAQLECNAADERAKLLASEVIGLEEKALKLRSSELKLARQLENSEAEISSYKKKMSSQEKERQDLQSTIDALQEEKKLLQSKLRKASGGKSTDVSKGSTQRKDIATTTEDLETSNQETQGPSNVGSEAEGLPLLHEHGLLDLEASSTHIPPDQMRMIQNINALISELALEKEELTQALASESSQCSKLKDLNKELSRKLEAQTQRLELLTAKSMAKENIPARLPDSRTIQENTPYADEGDEVVERVLGWLMKLFPGGPSRRRPNKLL encoded by the exons CTGGAAGAGTTCCGCAAGAAAAAGGCAGCTGAGCGAGCCAAGAAATATGCTTCCACTAGCCAACGTTACACTTCTGATGTTAGCATAGTTCAGAAACAATTTTTAGAGGCTGAACGTGTTACACACTCAGATGGCGCAGATACATCTGAAGGTCCCAGAACTTTTGTTGAAGGCTTTGGTGTAGATATGAACAATGGCATCAAAGCACTTGGTCTTGACCAAAAAAGTGAACAAAGTTATTTGAAAGATACAGATGATAATGTTTCTTTTATGACTGATCATAGTTCATCTTTGGTAGAAGTAGCACCAACACATGCAAATAATCTAGATTTTCAGAAATTTGATGCCTCTGAACCTACTGAAACAGTTGGTGTCCAAGAGATAAAAGATACGACTAATGATATTGGATATTATAATGGAGCCCCAAAAGGACCACTTAAATATGGGATTTTTAGCACTTACAGTCAATCTACTGGGATGGAGTCTTCTCAGtcgaaagaaaataaaagttaCATGAAAGATTCTGCTGCTAGCCTCTCTGGCTCTCCATATAGTAATTTTACTACAAGTGTTTCAGCTTCGAATTCTGGCAGTTTTCAAATGCCTACGAAGCCCAGTTTTACTGGTTTGCTGGCAGTCGGCAGTACTTCGCCTTCTTATTACGAAG ACTCTATTCAACCTACCTCCAGCTCTAGAGTGTCCATGACAGAAGTTGTTGAAGATGTGCATGGTGCTGCAAAGTCAAACGATCATATGGATTCTGACTTGGACGAAAGAAAGCGTAGCAGCTTTGCTAGTGGTTCCTCCAGCATGCATGGTGCAAATATTCAGACAAGTGATTCCACAGGCTTTGACTCAGATGTCAGAGGCTCCCTTAATCATGAGCCACGACATTCTACCTCAACTGAAGGGAATTCTAGGAGATCCCGCCCATCATTTCTTGATTCTCTCAATGTTCCTAGAGCTTCTGCAGGGACAAATTTCCAAAAGGAAGAATTTGATAAGGACTCATTTCTAACGAGTAATTCAAATGTTATTGGTGTAGATAATTTCGGAGTATCTGCCAACAGTAAGTTGTCAAAAGAAAGTGAAACTATGGGACCTTTCTCTAAGCCGAAATATTCTAATATGGCCAGCGCTTTTGAGCATGCCACCAAGTTTTCAGTACCTACTAGTAATGGAGTTGACGTACTAAAGCCAAGTGTTAATGAGAAGACCTTGGAGAAAAATCATGGGTTTTATTCACCTAAACAAGATGAAGATTTTGCTGCTTTGGAGCAG CACATTGAAGATTTGACTCATGAGAAATTCTCATTGCAACGAGCACTTGAAGCATCAAGAGTTTTGGCAGAGTCCTTGGCATCAGAAAACTCATCCCTTACAGATAGTTACAATCAGCAG AGAAGTTTCGTCAACCTATTAAAATCCGACATGGAAAAGTTACAGGATGAAATCAAGGTCATAGTG GCAGAACTTGAGTCTGTGAAAATGGAATATGCAAATGCACAGCTAGAGTGCAATGCTGCTGACGAACGTGCCAAGTTATTGGCTTCTGAAGTGATTGGTTTGGAAGAGAAG GCCCTCAAACTGAGGTCAAGTGAGCTAAAGCTGGCAAGGCAATTGGAGAACTCAGAAGCTGAAATTTCTTCAtacaa AAAAAAGATGTCTAGTCAGGAGAAAGAGCGTCAAGATTTACAGTCAACTATTGATGCTCTTCAAGAAG AGAAAAAACTATTGCAATCGAAGTTACGGAAAGCTTCTGGTGGAAAGTCTACTGATGTTAGCAAGGGTTCTACTCAGAGAAAAGATATAGCCACTACTACAGAAGATTTAG AAACTTCCAACCAGGAAACACAAGGTCCGTCTAATGTTGGAAGTGAAGCTGAGGGTCTTCCCTTGTTACACGAACATGGACTATTAGATCTTGAAGCTTCATCTACGCATATTCCACCAGACCAAATGAGGATGATTCAAAACATCAATGCATTAATATCTGag TTAGCgttggagaaagaagagttgacACAAGCTCTGGCATCTGAGTCATCTCAGTGCTCCAAGCTGAAG GATTTGAACAAGGAGTTGTCCCGAAAACTTGAAGCTCAAACTCAAAGACTAGAGCTTTTGACTGCTAAAAGTATGGCCAAGGAGAATATTCCAGCAAGATTGCCAGATTCTCGGACCATTCAGGAAAACACCCCATATGCAGATGAAGGTGACGAG GTGGTGGAAAGGGTCTTAGGATGGCTTATGAAGCTCTTTCCTGGAGGTCCATCAAGAAGAAGACCCAACAAGCTTCTTTGA